TGttttaaatgtatatatatctataaaaAGTTATGCGtatttatgaataaatcttttctttattctttttataaataatttgttGAATTTTTTAGGGAATTGTTTTGCCTAGAGCATGGAATACAGCCCGATGGTCAAATGCCCTCTGACAAGGCTTCTAGAGCTAATGATGATGCTTTTAATACATTCTTTTCAGAAACGGGGGCAGGAAAACATGTAAGAAATAATACACGCgcatataatataatatatatatttttgtaacTTATAAAAAGTTGTCCTTTATATAACAGTTAAAgaacatatataacaatataacatatttattaaaataagtatatacatatatatatatatatatatatatatatatatatatatttttttttttttttccttttagGTACCACGTTGTGTTTTTGTCGATTTAGAGCCAACCGTTGTTGATGAAGTCAGAACAGGAACTTATCGTCAATTATTTCATCCTGAACAATTAATATCAGGAAAAGAAGATGCTGCCAACAATTTTGCAAGAGGACACTATACAATCGGTAAAGAAGTTATAGATGTATGTTTGGACAGAATTAGAAAATTAGCTGATAACTGTACCGGTTTACAAGGATTTTTAATGTTCAGCGCAGTTGGAGGTGGAACAGGTAGTGGATTTGGTTGTTTAATGTTAGAAAGATTATCAGTTGATTATGGAAAGAAATCCAAACTGAATTTTTGCTGTTGGCCATCACCTCAAGTTTCAACTGCTGTAGTTGAACCATACAATTCAGTTTTGTCTACTCATTCATTATTAGAACATACTGATGTAGCAATAATGCTTGATAACGAAGctatatatgatatatgCAGAAGAAATTTAGATATTGAAAGACCAACATATACTAATTTAAATAGATTGATTGCTCAAGTTATTTCTTCCTTAACAGCATCTTTAAGATTTGATGGTGCTTTAAATGTTGATGTAACAGAATTCCAAACCAACTTAGTACCATACCCTCGTATTCATTTTATGTTATCTTCATATGCTCCAGTTGTTAGTGCTGAAAAAGCATACCATGAACAATTGTCCGTTTCTGAAATTACCAACTCAGCCTTCGAACCAGCAAATATGATGGCAAAATGTGATCCGAGACATGGAAAATATATGGCTTGTTGTTTAATGTATAGAGGTGATGTAGTACCAAAGGATGTAAACGCAGCTGTTGCTACcataaaaacaaaaagaacCATTCAATTTGTTGACTGGTGTCCTACTGGTTTTAAATGTGGTATAAATTATCAACCACCAACTGTTGTACCAGGAGGAGATTTAGCCAAAGTTATGAGAGCTGTTTGTATGATCAGCAACTCAACAGCAATTGCAGAAGTATTCTCAAGAATGGATCAAAAATTTGATTTAATGTATGCAAAAAGAGCTTTTGTTCATTGGTATGTAGGTGAAGGTATGGAAGAAGGAGAATTTAGTGAAGCTAGAGAAGATTTGGCTGCCTTAGAAAAAGATTATGAAGAGGTAGGAATTGAATCCAATGAAGCAGAAGGTGAAGACGAAGGATATGAAGCAGATTATTAaatttgttaatatataaaaacattatatatatgtatatatttatatatttatttatatatgtgtgtatgTACATacatctatatatatatatatatatatatatgttcacTTATATGGAAATTGcagtatatatataataaagataaaaattCTTCCATAATGTTATtacacataaatataatatattattatattacatcATAAATAGTTCTACTTgtatcataattattttttatcttcaATGTTTGCTATCattgtgtatatatattttcctttttttttttttttttttttttttttttttttttttNNNNNNNNNNNNNNNNNNNNNNNNNNNNNNNNNNNNNNNNNNNNNNNNNNNNNNNNNNNNNNNNNNNNNNNNNNNNNNNNNNNNNNNNNNNNNNNNNNNNNNNNNNNNNNNNNNNNNNNNNNNNNNNNNNNNNNNNNNNNNNNNNNNNNNNNNNNNNNNNNNNNNNNNNNNNNNNNNNNNNNNNNNNNNNNNNNNNNNNNNNNNNNNNNNNNNNNNNNNNNNNNNNNNNNNNNNNNNNNNNNNNNNNNNNNNNNNNNNNNNNNNNNNNNNNNNNNNNNNNNNNNNNNNNNNNNNNNNNNNNNNNNNNNNNttttttttttttttttttttttttttttttttttttttgttgttgaAAATTtcaattaaaaaaaaaaaattatactacctacatatatatatatatatatacatatacatgTACGTATATAGTTATAGATATAAATGGACAAGTTTTAAAtccataaaaatatttttatttatattaatgttttcatattagaatattaattcatacgtacttatatataagtgtatacatatatattttcacatataaatatgtatttaatatttatatattcttttctgaagatatatttaattgtatatataatatatatatatatatatatatatatatatatatatatatatatatatgtatgtatgtatgtatttatttttgttttatttttttttttttttttattttattatttatattttagtAATTGTTAAagattttatattttgagcacatatatatatatatatatatatatatatatatatatatatatatagatttatgtatatatttctgctgaaatatttaaaataagaaattttttattcttgtcaatatgaataaatatatatatacatatatatctttatatagTGCATTAAATATGTTGTAATTTAGCAGgttaaatgaaataataaatgtagTAAGTATATAAAGtagtatattttatatcataatttCAAAATGGTAGTAGTATATCTCATGTGTATAAAACATTATTCTCCATTTGAAGAATATTCGAaagttatattattataatgtatatacttcttttttattttattatttttggtgttaatttttttcttattttttcacatttttcataattttcccatttttattttataatatattattattattattatttttatattattattattattatttattattattatttttttttttttttacaataacattacaaaataagtgcaaatatatataattgtgTAATTACACATAAACGAACAATACATAATTACATACAactttattattcattaatatttacataagTATATACAATAACTTTCTAATTTTAAGATTAAAAACATGTGGACTaataatttcttatataaaCGTTGAATGGAAGTAATATGACTTCttccttttatttttttggtaGCTCTCCACCTTGGTGTTATACTAATAATGTAAccattttcattataagACACTGGAAAATGTAactatataaataaatatattacacaTATGTTGttcaattatatatatatatatagttacatatatttatttatatacaattatttataaattagGGGTAcatttattcattttaattGTTCTTGTTCTTTTTACGCTTGTCTctattttttgttcttttttctttttgtttttttaattatcagcataatgtataatttttttttgtccataatatgtatattctTCATTCCTTATTTTTGTCGAGCAAGCTTCAAAGAATATTTATctaataagaaaatatttttaaaatataatggtacatattgtttataccctgaaaatgttatagaaaatgatataattgAAATAGCCACCGATGAATGTGATAAAGTAGCACATGAA
Above is a genomic segment from Plasmodium reichenowi strain SY57 chromosome 9, whole genome shotgun sequence containing:
- a CDS encoding alpha tubulin 1, with translation MREVISIHVGQAGIQVGNACWELFCLEHGIQPDGQMPSDKASRANDDAFNTFFSETGAGKHVPRCVFVDLEPTVVDEVRTGTYRQLFHPEQLISGKEDAANNFARGHYTIGKEVIDVCLDRIRKLADNCTGLQGFLMFSAVGGGTGSGFGCLMLERLSVDYGKKSKLNFCCWPSPQVSTAVVEPYNSVLSTHSLLEHTDVAIMLDNEAIYDICRRNLDIERPTYTNLNRLIAQVISSLTASLRFDGALNVDVTEFQTNLVPYPRIHFMLSSYAPVVSAEKAYHEQLSVSEITNSAFEPANMMAKCDPRHGKYMACCLMYRGDVVPKDVNAAVATIKTKRTIQFVDWCPTGFKCGINYQPPTVVPGGDLAKVMRAVCMISNSTAIAEVFSRMDQKFDLMYAKRAFVHWYVGEGMEEGEFSEAREDLAALEKDYEEVGIESNEAEGEDEGYEADY